The following are encoded in a window of bacterium genomic DNA:
- a CDS encoding SDR family NAD(P)-dependent oxidoreductase, with protein MGKRLEGRAAIVTGAGRGIGRAIAELLAKEGAAVVVNDLGGGMDGSGAQTSVADEVVAAIRAAGGTAIANHDSVTDFAAAERMIAQCAREFGAVDVLVNNAGILRDRMLWNLTEEDWDAVIGVHLKGTFNCTRHAAARMRQQKRGRIISMASTSGTIGNSGQSNYGAAKDGIAGLTRVVAREMGRYGVTVNAVCPAASTRMTQSVSAAARAARVKSGVQSPGGQRTFQLGHTGPENVAPWVAWLATDAARDVNGQVFVVMGGIVALMNDPAPVRTIQTEGRWTPEAVATLFSRTMGLDLVNPAPPREP; from the coding sequence ATGGGAAAGCGACTCGAGGGGCGGGCGGCCATCGTCACCGGCGCGGGGCGCGGCATCGGGCGCGCGATCGCCGAGCTGCTGGCGAAGGAGGGCGCGGCGGTGGTCGTGAACGACCTCGGCGGCGGCATGGACGGCTCCGGCGCGCAGACGAGCGTCGCCGACGAAGTCGTCGCGGCGATCCGCGCCGCCGGCGGCACGGCCATCGCGAACCACGACAGCGTCACCGACTTCGCCGCCGCCGAGCGCATGATCGCGCAGTGCGCGCGTGAGTTCGGCGCCGTCGACGTGCTCGTGAACAACGCCGGCATCCTGCGCGACCGCATGCTGTGGAACCTCACCGAAGAGGACTGGGACGCGGTGATCGGCGTGCATCTGAAGGGCACGTTCAACTGTACGCGCCACGCCGCCGCCCGGATGCGGCAGCAGAAGCGCGGCCGCATCATCTCGATGGCGTCGACCTCGGGCACGATCGGCAATTCGGGGCAGTCGAACTACGGTGCGGCCAAGGACGGCATCGCGGGGCTGACGCGCGTGGTCGCGCGGGAGATGGGGCGCTACGGCGTCACCGTGAACGCGGTGTGCCCGGCGGCGTCGACGCGCATGACGCAGTCGGTGTCCGCCGCCGCCCGCGCCGCGCGCGTCAAGTCCGGCGTGCAGTCGCCCGGCGGACAGCGCACGTTCCAGCTCGGCCACACGGGCCCCGAGAACGTTGCGCCCTGGGTCGCCTGGCTCGCCACCGATGCGGCCCGCGACGTGAACGGGCAGGTCTTCGTCGTCATGGGCGGCATCGTCGCCCTGATGAACGATCCCGCGCCCGTGCGCACGATCCAGACCGAGGGGCGCTGGACGCCCGAGGCCGTCGCGACGCTGTTCTCGCGCACGATGGGGCTCGACCTCGTGAACCCGGCGCCGCCGCGCGAGCCGTGA